A genomic segment from Sulfitobacter mediterraneus encodes:
- a CDS encoding Crp/Fnr family transcriptional regulator — protein sequence MAQKCENCPLRQKPLFQDLSAEEVRFMQKFKVGELVVDPGTPILMEGSNSPQLFTALSGMGLRYNTLPNGRRQVLSFVFPGDFIGMQAGIMGEMGHSVEATTQMTLCVFDRSGIWNLFKSHPERAFDLTWLAASEEHFLGEALSSVGQRSAIQAIAWAKVRVFQRGQALGLVRNGVMPLPFRQQDLADALGLSLVHTNKTLAVLRDRQLSSWSDGELQINNLEELARIAETDTEKLPARPIL from the coding sequence ATGGCCCAAAAATGCGAAAATTGCCCACTACGTCAAAAACCTCTATTTCAAGACCTCTCGGCAGAAGAAGTTCGCTTTATGCAGAAATTCAAGGTGGGCGAGCTCGTCGTAGATCCCGGCACGCCAATCTTGATGGAGGGGTCCAACAGTCCACAGCTTTTCACAGCTCTCAGCGGCATGGGACTTCGGTACAACACATTGCCAAATGGCCGCCGGCAAGTGCTGAGCTTTGTGTTTCCGGGTGATTTTATCGGGATGCAGGCGGGCATCATGGGCGAAATGGGTCATTCCGTTGAGGCGACAACGCAAATGACCCTTTGTGTGTTTGATCGATCAGGCATTTGGAACCTGTTTAAATCCCACCCCGAACGCGCGTTTGATCTGACATGGCTTGCGGCCAGCGAGGAACATTTCCTGGGCGAGGCGCTGTCTTCCGTCGGGCAGCGCAGCGCCATTCAAGCCATCGCTTGGGCAAAGGTGCGGGTGTTCCAACGGGGACAGGCATTGGGATTGGTACGCAACGGTGTGATGCCTTTGCCGTTCCGGCAACAGGATCTGGCCGATGCACTGGGGCTTTCGCTTGTGCACACCAATAAGACGCTGGCGGTCCTGCGTGACCGGCAATTGTCATCATGGTCAGACGGCGAGTTGCAGATCAACAACCTCGAAGAGCTGGCACGCATTGCCGAAACTGACACCGAAAAGCTGCCCGCGCGGCCGATTTTGTGA